ACTTGCGCCAAATAAATTGAGATTGTATCGACGTACAATCTTCATtctattttaaaatactTTCTACCACAACTAAAATACTAAGTCACCATTAAGAAGATTGCTATCCGTCAACTCAATATATGTTACCTATGCTATTAATGGACTTTATTCATGAACAAAAAACTACTTGTGCGTTGGAACAGCCCTAAGTAATCCGTCGTCACCAAAGTTTAACAGTAGAATTCAACTGCATCTCTCCCTTGTGGTCCGTAGCATGAAACATAGATTACATGATTATCCAACCCGTAGTTGTAGATGTATGGACTGTCTTGGGCGATCgatattaataatgttaCAAACCGGCTTGTTATTACCTAATGTGGTAATTACAAAACCGACATTCTGAAATCTTGAAGATTATTCTTAGTTCTGTATATAAACTAAGTCTTAAATATACCTCAAGAAGTATACTACATGTGATACATCCATGAGGTCTGTCTCCCAATGCTTTTAGTTATTCATAGTATGCTTTTCATTACGCTCCTTCTGTTTCCAAAGTTGGTGTTCGGCGGCCTGCTACATCCACAGGAATGGGATGACACATCAAATGACGGAGAAAAATGTTTCTCGATGGACcttattaataataatgaccACTATTTAGCTGAGATTGAAGTAGGAACTCCCCCTCAGAAACTCAAAGTATTATTTGACACAGGTTCAGCTGATCTATGGTTCCAGAGTTCAGATAATGAATACTGTGCTGCTTCCTATCCGCAAGGCGATAATAGTACCAACACTAACGATAATGAACAAAATATGGCTAGCTTCTGTTCATCTTCAAGGACATATAATTTTCAGCGTTCATCCACATTCACTCCTACAGGCTATAAATTTTTTATAGACTACGTGAATACATTTTCTCGTGGAATTTGGGCCAAGGATAGGTTAGTGATCGGTAACGCAGATGTTAGCGGCTTACAATTTGGAGTTTCCAATATATCCAACACAACTATTAATGGTATTCTAGGAGTTGGATACGAACGTTTAGAATCAGTTAAAGGTTATTCTGGTGCTCCGAACAGAACTTACCCTAATTTACCGATGTTACTAAAGGAAAGTGGTAAAATCGATAAAGTTGCATATTCTGTATTCCTGAACCATTTAAATTCAAATGTTTCAACGGTAACATTTGGTGGCGTCGATTCAGAAAAGTACACTGGGGATTTGTATAAATTTCCCTTAGTCAACATTTACAAATCAATTCCTCGCCCTAGTAAATTTCATATCACTTTGCAGGCTCTAGAAGTTCACGGAAACTACTCATCTTTGAACAAGACTGTTTCAAACACACCATTACCTGCACTATTTGACACCGGAACCAATGGTATGGTAGTTCCGCCTAATGTTGCGGAAAACATTGCCTCCACTATACATGCAACTTTTGATGAGAAGTTTAGTCTTTATCTATTCGCCTGCCctgcagaagaagatgacaCTAAGCTTGTGTTCGATTTCGGTGATATTCAGATCGAAGCTCCATTGGCCAACTTTATTGTACCAGCTGCTGAACTAGGTACAGAGCAATGTGGTGTTGCCATAATACCTGAGGATGGAACTTTTACTCTTGGTATTCCTTTTTTGAGATCAACGTACGTTGTGTACAACTTAGAAGATTACGAGGTAGCATTAGCGCAAGCTAATTGGAAATGGGATGGCAAATCAAAGATTACACCGATTATTAGTAATATTCCAGGTGCTACTCAAGCTACAGCGACCCCATGGAATACTAATATGGAACAATCTACCGACAGCATTTCTTCGACGTTTGGAATAACTGATATTTCACCTTCTACTATGTATCCAACTGGAACTCAGACGACTACAATTTCCGATCATATCACAAAATACACAGTAGAGCCCCTACACTCACCTAATACATTAACTtttacaaatatttcaccAACTTTAACCTCTCAAGTTTCTACAGTGTTTATCGTGACAACCACCGTAACAGCAACTACAACAATTACACTGTCGCATTGTCagaaaagaatatgatCCTaacttatatatataagttTAAACTAAACTAATAGTTGGTTATATAGTCTGGAACTATAtaaattatcaaaattttgtatCTATACTGAAAACTactttattttaaaatcgTTTCATGAGTCCAGGCGCTGGCTTGGCATTCTTTATTACATAAGCttatttttctaaaatcCATTTTAGtaagtttgaaaaattcttgTAATGTATGCATTATAACCAACAATTGCACACCAAAATTAAGTATATTAATTTGATCTCGTTGGAAACTCAAATTAACTTCATGCTGAATTCATAGTAGCTACATCATCTACAGAAAACGGCAAAATGTTTACTGGTCTTGTGGAGCTCATAGGAACTGTAGTGGAGTATAAGGAACAAGATGCTACGGAAATGAATGCGAAAGGCGTAGTAGTAACAATTAAGGATGCTGCGCCAATTCTTTCGGACTGTCACATCGGTGATTCTATTGCATGCAATGGTATTTGTTTGTCAGTAATCCAATTTGATAGTGATAGTATAAAGGTTGGCGTATCTCCAGAAACAATTAAAAGGACGGAAATTAGTTTCTGGAAACCTGGTATGAAGGTTAATTTAGAACGTGCGGTTTCTCATGATGTTAGGTTCGGTGGTCACTATGTTCAAGGTCATGTTGATACAGTAGCTGAGCTT
This region of Eremothecium cymbalariae DBVPG#7215 chromosome 4, complete sequence genomic DNA includes:
- the BAR1 gene encoding aspartyl protease BAR1 (similar to Ashbya gossypii AGR240W); the encoded protein is MLLVIHSMLFITLLLFPKLVFGGLLHPQEWDDTSNDGEKCFSMDLINNNDHYLAEIEVGTPPQKLKVLFDTGSADLWFQSSDNEYCAASYPQGDNSTNTNDNEQNMASFCSSSRTYNFQRSSTFTPTGYKFFIDYVNTFSRGIWAKDRLVIGNADVSGLQFGVSNISNTTINGILGVGYERLESVKGYSGAPNRTYPNLPMLLKESGKIDKVAYSVFLNHLNSNVSTVTFGGVDSEKYTGDLYKFPLVNIYKSIPRPSKFHITLQALEVHGNYSSLNKTVSNTPLPALFDTGTNGMVVPPNVAENIASTIHATFDEKFSLYLFACPAEEDDTKLVFDFGDIQIEAPLANFIVPAAELGTEQCGVAIIPEDGTFTLGIPFLRSTYVVYNLEDYEVALAQANWKWDGKSKITPIISNIPGATQATATPWNTNMEQSTDSISSTFGITDISPSTMYPTGTQTTTISDHITKYTVEPLHSPNTLTFTNISPTLTSQVSTVFIVTTTVTATTTITLSHCQKRI